From a single Paraburkholderia edwinii genomic region:
- a CDS encoding nuclear transport factor 2 family protein, with amino-acid sequence MNAHTALVDRYFDTWNETDASRRKELIAATWASDATYADPLLSAQAHDGIDAMIRAVHERFPQHTFRRTTAVDSFADRLRFSWELSTPEGVSIIKGSDFGQVDASGRLQTVTGFLDEAPAAA; translated from the coding sequence ATGAATGCGCACACGGCTTTGGTCGATCGTTATTTCGACACCTGGAACGAAACCGACGCGTCACGCCGCAAGGAACTGATCGCCGCGACGTGGGCAAGCGATGCCACGTATGCCGACCCGTTGCTGTCCGCGCAGGCGCACGACGGCATCGACGCGATGATCCGCGCGGTGCACGAGCGCTTTCCGCAACACACGTTTCGCCGTACGACCGCGGTCGACAGTTTCGCGGATCGCCTGAGATTTTCGTGGGAATTGTCGACGCCTGAAGGTGTTTCGATTATCAAAGGCTCCGATTTCGGTCAGGTCGATGCGAGCGGACGCTTGCAGACGGTCACCGGCTTTCTCGACGAAGCGCCGGCGGCAGCTTGA
- the deoC gene encoding deoxyribose-phosphate aldolase: protein MPEASTLSSSVVALSRGAIVHPARNPGVPFDPSWFDEMRVNQSAVERRTATLGTRRTVKKDAQAAWLLKAITCIDLTTLNGDDTEGRVRRLCAKARQPVRADLLAELGIAPHGITTGAVCVYHRFVATAVDALRGSGIPVAAVSTGFPAGLNPHELKLKEIEASVADGAEEIDIVVTREYVLTGNWRALYEEVRDFRAACGHAHLKAILATGDIRTLSNVARASMVCMMAGADFIKTSTGKEGVNATLDVSLVMVRMIREYHARTGVLIGFKPAGGVSDAKTALLYQILMKEELGRPWLEPELFRIGASSLLADIERQLEHHASGRYSSFNRHPVA from the coding sequence ATGCCTGAAGCTTCTACCTTGTCTTCCTCCGTCGTCGCGCTGTCGCGCGGCGCCATCGTCCATCCCGCGCGCAACCCTGGCGTACCGTTCGATCCTTCGTGGTTCGACGAGATGCGGGTCAATCAATCGGCAGTCGAGCGGCGCACCGCGACGCTCGGCACGCGCCGCACCGTCAAGAAAGATGCGCAGGCCGCCTGGCTGCTCAAAGCGATCACCTGCATCGATCTCACGACGCTGAACGGCGACGATACTGAAGGCCGCGTGCGGCGCCTGTGCGCGAAAGCGCGCCAGCCGGTGCGCGCGGACCTCCTCGCCGAACTCGGCATCGCGCCGCACGGCATCACCACGGGCGCAGTGTGCGTGTATCACCGTTTCGTCGCCACCGCGGTCGATGCGCTGCGCGGCAGTGGCATTCCGGTGGCGGCGGTTTCGACGGGTTTCCCGGCGGGTCTCAATCCGCACGAGCTGAAACTGAAGGAGATCGAAGCGTCGGTGGCCGACGGCGCCGAAGAAATCGATATCGTCGTCACGCGCGAGTATGTGCTGACCGGCAACTGGCGCGCGCTCTATGAAGAAGTGCGCGACTTCCGCGCCGCGTGCGGCCACGCGCATCTGAAAGCGATTCTCGCGACCGGCGATATCCGCACGCTGTCGAACGTGGCGCGTGCATCGATGGTCTGCATGATGGCCGGCGCCGATTTCATCAAGACGTCGACGGGCAAGGAGGGCGTGAACGCGACGCTCGACGTGTCGCTCGTGATGGTCCGCATGATTCGCGAATATCACGCGCGCACGGGAGTGCTGATCGGCTTCAAGCCGGCCGGCGGCGTCTCCGATGCGAAGACCGCGTTGCTCTATCAGATCCTGATGAAGGAAGAGCTGGGCCGCCCCTGGCTCGAGCCCGAATTGTTCCGGATCGGCGCGTCGAGCCTGCTTGCCGATATCGAGCGTCAGCTCGAGCATCACGCGAGCGGCCGTTACTCGTCCTTCAATCGCCACCCCGTGGCATAA
- a CDS encoding fructose bisphosphate aldolase, producing the protein MANDKMLAQMTDKPGFIAALDQSGGSTPGALKQYGIPEDAYSGDAEMFKLMHEMRARIITAPSFTGDKVIGAILFEMTMDGQVEGKPAPSFLWEDRGVVPFLKVDKGLLEEADGVRLMKPIPGLDALLERAAKLGIFGTKMRSLINQNSAAGIAAIVKQQFEFGAQISKHGLVPILEPEVSIKTPDKAGAEKVLLAELHKGLNALPETSQVMLKLTLPEVPDFYQPLVDHPRVVRVVALSGGYTLDDACERLASNDGVIASFSRALINDLKKSMSDSEFNSTLSKAIDQIYQASVVKN; encoded by the coding sequence ATGGCAAACGACAAAATGCTTGCGCAGATGACTGACAAGCCGGGATTCATCGCTGCTCTCGATCAGAGCGGCGGCTCGACGCCCGGTGCACTGAAGCAATACGGAATTCCGGAAGACGCCTATAGCGGCGACGCGGAAATGTTCAAGCTGATGCACGAGATGCGCGCGCGCATCATCACAGCGCCGTCGTTCACCGGCGACAAGGTGATCGGCGCGATCCTGTTTGAAATGACGATGGACGGCCAGGTGGAGGGCAAGCCCGCGCCGTCGTTCCTGTGGGAAGACCGCGGCGTGGTGCCGTTCCTGAAGGTCGACAAGGGCCTCCTCGAAGAAGCCGACGGCGTTCGTCTGATGAAACCGATCCCCGGCCTCGACGCGCTGCTCGAGCGCGCGGCGAAGCTCGGCATCTTCGGCACGAAAATGCGTTCGCTGATCAACCAGAATTCGGCCGCGGGCATCGCCGCGATCGTCAAACAGCAGTTCGAATTCGGCGCGCAGATCAGCAAGCATGGGCTCGTGCCGATTCTCGAACCGGAAGTGTCGATCAAGACGCCCGACAAGGCCGGCGCCGAAAAGGTGCTGCTCGCCGAACTGCACAAGGGCCTCAATGCGCTGCCGGAAACGAGCCAGGTCATGCTGAAGCTGACGCTGCCGGAAGTGCCGGACTTCTATCAGCCGCTGGTCGATCATCCGCGCGTCGTGCGCGTCGTCGCGCTATCGGGCGGCTATACGCTCGACGATGCGTGCGAGCGTCTCGCGTCGAACGATGGCGTGATCGCCAGCTTCTCGCGCGCGCTGATCAACGACCTGAAGAAATCGATGAGCGACAGCGAGTTCAATTCGACACTGTCCAAGGCGATCGATCAGATCTATCAGGCGTCGGTCGTCAAGAACTGA
- a CDS encoding response regulator transcription factor, which yields MIKSESAAPAVTSAAQAIVYVIDDDNSIREAVSALLRSVGMRVETFSSAHEFFAYEMPDMPACLILDVRLRGQSGLVVQEQIAAQQMRIPIVFMTAHGDIAMSVRAMKAGAADFLAKPFRDQDLLDAVTLALSDDEERREADRSFAELRRRYASLTPRERQVMARVVNGLRNRQIAEEMSLSENTTKFHRNQAMKKMQSKSLVDFVLMGGVLGLQETSHQKSGAGI from the coding sequence ATGATCAAAAGTGAGTCCGCAGCGCCTGCTGTGACGAGTGCGGCACAGGCAATCGTCTATGTAATCGACGACGACAATTCAATACGCGAAGCAGTAAGCGCATTACTGAGATCGGTCGGCATGCGCGTCGAAACCTTTTCGAGCGCGCATGAATTCTTCGCTTATGAAATGCCCGATATGCCCGCGTGCCTGATTCTCGACGTGCGATTGCGTGGACAAAGCGGCCTTGTCGTGCAGGAACAGATCGCCGCGCAACAGATGAGAATTCCGATTGTATTCATGACCGCGCACGGCGATATTGCGATGTCGGTCAGGGCGATGAAGGCGGGCGCCGCCGATTTTCTCGCCAAGCCGTTTCGCGACCAGGATCTGCTCGATGCCGTGACGCTCGCGCTCTCCGACGACGAAGAGCGCCGCGAAGCCGATCGTTCGTTTGCGGAGTTGCGGCGCCGTTATGCATCGCTGACGCCGCGCGAGCGGCAGGTGATGGCGCGCGTGGTCAACGGCTTGCGCAACCGGCAGATTGCCGAAGAAATGAGCCTCAGCGAAAACACGACGAAGTTTCACCGCAATCAGGCGATGAAAAAGATGCAGTCGAAGTCGCTGGTGGATTTCGTATTGATGGGCGGCGTGCTTGGATTGCAGGAAACGTCGCATCAAAAAAGCGGGGCTGGTATATAG
- a CDS encoding aldehyde dehydrogenase family protein: MSVAEYFSSMDYGPAPEDDKPARAWLAQHHGVFGHFIGGAWRAPSSSERFATHEPATGEELAQIAQGDTADVDAAVAAARAAQPAWRALGGAGRARHLYALARMVQRHSRLFAVLEALDNGKPIRETRDLDIPLVARHFLHHAGWAQLQDSEFADYAPLGVIGQIVPWNFPLLMLAWKIAPALATGNCVVLKPAEYTPLTALLFAELAQRAGLPSGVLNVVTGDGRTGAALVDHPDVDKIAFTGSTEVGRLIREATAGSGKSLTLELGGKSPFIVFDDADLDGAVEGVVDAIWFNQGQVCCAGSRLLVQEGVEARFIEKLKRRMATLRVGPSLDKGIDIGAIVDPVQLERIQSLVEAGRREGCQVWQSSETDMPRQGCFYPPTLVTGVAPASMLAQEEIFGPVLVTMSFRTPDEAVSLANNTRYGLAASVWSETIGRALDIAPRLACGVVWVNATNLFDAAVGFGGYRESGYGREGGREGIHEYLKPNAWLNLPQRRAVQRVASEALTADGVENASVAWQSDDPFGVDRTAKLFVGGKQVRPDSGYSLPVYAADGSLAGEVGAGNRKDIRNAVAAARNAQKWSGTTAHNRAQVLYFLAENLAVRSHEFVAQLMARTGASEAQARNEVEASVNRLFTYAAWADKYDGAVHAPPLRGVALAMHEPLGVIGIACPDEAPLLAFVSLVAPALAMGNRVIALPSETCPLAATDFYQVVETSDVPAGVLNIVTGERAGLLDALAKHDDVDALWCFGDASESTKVERVSTGNLKRTFVDYGRRFDWFDRSTEGQALLRQAVQVKNIWIPYGD, translated from the coding sequence ATGAGCGTAGCCGAGTATTTTTCATCGATGGATTACGGTCCCGCACCGGAGGACGACAAGCCCGCACGCGCGTGGCTTGCGCAGCATCACGGCGTCTTCGGTCATTTCATCGGCGGCGCGTGGCGCGCGCCGTCTTCGAGCGAGCGTTTCGCGACGCACGAGCCGGCAACGGGCGAGGAACTCGCGCAGATCGCGCAGGGCGATACGGCCGATGTCGATGCGGCGGTGGCTGCCGCGCGCGCCGCGCAACCCGCATGGCGCGCGCTGGGCGGCGCGGGCCGTGCGCGGCACCTGTATGCGCTGGCGCGCATGGTGCAGCGGCATAGCCGTCTGTTCGCGGTGCTCGAGGCGCTCGATAACGGCAAGCCGATTCGCGAAACGCGCGACCTCGATATTCCGCTCGTCGCGCGGCACTTTCTGCACCACGCCGGCTGGGCGCAACTGCAGGACAGCGAATTCGCGGACTACGCGCCGCTCGGCGTGATCGGCCAGATCGTGCCGTGGAATTTCCCGCTGCTGATGCTCGCGTGGAAGATCGCGCCCGCGCTCGCCACGGGCAACTGCGTCGTATTGAAACCGGCCGAATACACGCCGCTCACCGCCTTGCTGTTCGCTGAACTCGCGCAGCGCGCGGGGTTGCCGTCGGGCGTGCTCAACGTCGTGACGGGCGACGGCCGCACCGGCGCGGCGCTGGTCGATCATCCGGACGTCGACAAGATCGCGTTCACCGGTTCGACTGAAGTGGGCCGTCTGATTCGCGAAGCCACAGCGGGCTCCGGCAAATCGCTGACGCTCGAACTCGGCGGCAAGTCGCCGTTTATCGTATTCGACGATGCGGACCTCGACGGCGCCGTTGAAGGCGTGGTCGACGCGATCTGGTTCAATCAGGGCCAGGTGTGCTGCGCAGGTTCGCGCCTGCTCGTGCAGGAAGGCGTCGAAGCGCGCTTTATCGAAAAGCTCAAGCGCCGCATGGCGACGCTGCGCGTCGGGCCGTCGCTCGACAAGGGCATCGATATTGGCGCGATCGTCGATCCGGTCCAGCTCGAGCGGATCCAGTCGCTCGTCGAAGCAGGGCGGCGCGAAGGTTGCCAGGTCTGGCAATCGTCGGAAACCGACATGCCGCGCCAGGGCTGCTTCTATCCGCCGACGCTCGTGACCGGCGTCGCGCCTGCGTCGATGCTCGCGCAGGAAGAGATTTTCGGCCCCGTGCTGGTAACGATGAGCTTTCGCACACCCGACGAAGCGGTTTCGCTCGCCAACAACACGCGTTATGGGCTTGCCGCCAGCGTCTGGAGCGAGACGATCGGCCGCGCGCTCGATATCGCGCCGCGTCTTGCGTGCGGTGTGGTCTGGGTCAACGCAACGAATCTGTTCGACGCGGCGGTCGGCTTCGGCGGCTATCGCGAGTCGGGCTATGGCCGCGAAGGCGGGCGCGAGGGCATTCACGAATACCTGAAGCCGAACGCCTGGCTTAATCTGCCGCAGCGGCGTGCGGTACAGCGCGTAGCGAGCGAAGCGTTGACGGCTGACGGCGTTGAAAATGCAAGCGTTGCATGGCAGTCGGACGATCCGTTCGGCGTCGATCGCACCGCCAAGCTTTTTGTCGGCGGCAAGCAGGTGCGGCCGGACAGCGGCTATTCGTTGCCCGTGTACGCAGCGGACGGCTCGCTCGCGGGCGAAGTCGGCGCGGGCAACCGCAAGGACATTCGCAATGCGGTGGCCGCCGCGCGCAACGCGCAGAAATGGTCGGGCACAACCGCCCATAACCGCGCGCAGGTGCTGTATTTCCTTGCTGAAAACCTCGCGGTGCGTTCGCATGAGTTTGTCGCGCAATTGATGGCGCGCACGGGCGCGAGCGAAGCGCAAGCACGCAACGAAGTCGAAGCATCGGTCAATCGCCTCTTCACGTACGCGGCGTGGGCCGACAAGTACGACGGCGCCGTGCATGCGCCGCCGCTGCGCGGCGTGGCGCTTGCGATGCACGAGCCGCTCGGCGTGATCGGCATTGCGTGCCCGGACGAAGCGCCGCTGCTCGCGTTCGTGTCGCTGGTGGCGCCGGCGCTGGCGATGGGCAATCGCGTGATCGCCTTGCCGAGCGAGACGTGCCCGCTTGCCGCAACGGATTTTTATCAGGTCGTGGAAACATCGGATGTGCCCGCGGGCGTGCTGAATATCGTCACCGGCGAGCGCGCGGGTTTGCTCGACGCGCTTGCCAAACATGACGACGTCGACGCGCTCTGGTGTTTCGGCGATGCAAGCGAATCGACGAAGGTCGAGCGCGTGTCGACCGGCAACCTGAAGCGCACGTTCGTCGACTACGGGCGCCGCTTCGACTGGTTCGACCGCTCGACTGAAGGGCAGGCGCTGCTGCGCCAGGCTGTGCAGGTGAAGAACATCTGGATCCCGTACGGCGATTGA